In Candidatus Neomarinimicrobiota bacterium, the genomic window CCGTCAGGTTCAGGTTTTTTTTGCCTGGAGAGTATCCAGGATGTTATTGCCGGCCTCAAAGTGATCATTTCCGATGTACTGCTACGGTTGTAAACAGCATATCCACCCCAGGGTCGGAGGGTGCTTTCCTCAGACCAACCTTCTCCGCCCCATCCGTAGGTGACAGGACCGTAGAAAAGAGAGTCGTTTAATTCCAGACTTGATTCAAAAGGGTAGGGGTTACCGATAAGATTCCATCCGGGAAGGAAAGTAAAAGTCCAGCCCGATTGGTCAATGCTCAATCCTGAACCAAGTTGAAAATCAACTGTCGATTTTACGTGCTGTATAAGCCAGTAGGCCTTTCCGGGCAATAATACCCGGGGCTCTTCATAACCGTCGTTTTTGGTAGCGCCCGTCCATTCCCAGATAGTCCAGTTCTTCACCTTCAATTTTCCCAGTTCATTTTCAAAAACTTCCTCTACTGTATTTTCATCAACTTCCGCCGGAATGGAAATCATTCGCCATAGATTTCCAGGCATTCCTTGGGTGAAGGCACTACCTTTTAATTGTGTGGATACCTGGCCATGTGTGAATGATATATTGACCGACTTTAAATCACTTCTGGACTTATTATTTCTTTCATCTTTTGCTTCAATATCAAAACTCACACCCTTCCAGGTAATATCTTTTCCAGGAATAGTCGCCGAATAATACGAATTCAGAGTATCCTCCAAATCCATGGATACATCTTCTGGCCTTGTTTCACCTCCAATTCTGTACCATAAGGTGGGATCCATTACGCTGTTTTTGTCAGTGATGGATGCTGTTACTTTGAGGGGTGTGTTTTCCGAGATCGGTTCATTTTCACTTATGACAATATCGGGACCGGTATTGTCGAACAGTATGACAACAGCTTTTAGTGGGATATTTATCATGTCCAGTCTTGGGTCGTTATGGGTAAAACTAAGATTGCCCCAGTAAGTACCGATATTTTGACCGGGGTTTATGATGATCTCAAGAAAATTGGTATCACCCGGTGCCGTGATCATTGAGCTGGTATTTACAGAGAAAATATCCCCTGTTATTTGAATGTCTGTTAATAGAAGGCTATCGTTACCGGTATTATGGATCTCAAGATAGGCGAAGGTGGTGGTGTCCGTCTCAATGCCCACTAAATTAAATGATGTATCTGAAAGCACTATCCTTGGTTCAAAATCAATATTGACAACCAAGACATCCGAAGGGTCCATATTATTGTAAACAGGATCGCCAGAGGTTATTTCAGAAGTAATGATCGTGAATTGCTGGTCTCCATCCGCTTCATTGTCATCTACACCGGTGACCGTGGCCTCTATAGAAGTCATCCATTCACTGGCTATAAATCTAGCAACAGGGGGATCAACCGTGCCTTCTGTTTCATCGCTACTTGAAAGAAAGATAACTACATCATCCAGAGGTTCAGCGGAGAGGGTAAGAGAAAAGTTGGCCTGCCCCCCCTTCTCCGTTGTTTCAAGACCATTGCTTGGGCTAACAATTAAAAGGGCATCATCATTGTCTTCATTAAATACAATAATATCTACAGGATCAGCGTCTTTGTAGTGTGGATCCTCAGATTCTGCCGGGAATGTCACGATGACTAAACCTTTCCGACCGTCCTTTATATTATCATCGACCCCGGTTATAGTGACTGTTTGTGACTCAGACCAGTTAGAGGAATTAAATGAAATACTTGTGGGTGCAACAGTTCCCTCTTCATCGTTGGCTGTTGCAAGCAGCAGTGTAACAGGTGAAGCGGGGTGAGTCCTTAACTGAAAACTGGTCTCGGCGGTTGTACCGTCTTCAGAGACAGAAAGTCCACTCAGGGGGCTTATAATAAATCCCGCTCCTTCATCATCAACGTTTTTCAATATGAGATCTGATGGATCGACTTTATTGTATGAACTGTCATCTGAAACCGTCGGATCAGTGATTACACTGAAGGTCTGGTCGCCATCAATAACAGCATCATCCTGCCCCAGGACCGTAACAGATTGAGGAACGTCCCAGTTATCAGGGGTAAACACAACCGAGGGCTGTTCCAGTGTTGCCTCCGTCACATCCGAACTTGACAGCCCAATAGTAACATTGGCCTCGGGTTTTGATAACAATACGAGACTGAAAGTACAATTTTGACCACCCTCACTGACATTTAGGCCGAAAATGGGGCTCACACTTACACCCGGCGCATCAACATTCAGGTTATGAACATTAGGGTCCGGGGTGTCAAAATTGTTGTAAGCGGGATCGTTTGAAATAGCTGGATCAGAAATTATTCTTATCATTTTGTCCGCATCCGGAATAGAGTCCGGTTTGCCCATTACTTGAACTTTTCTTATTCCTTCCCAGTTATCGGTGGAAAATATCAATGTATCCGGACTTATGGTAACCTCCGAAGTATCTGCACTCCTAAAGGGTATTTTCACATCGGAAAGCGGAGCGGCCTGAAGACGTACATTGAAGAATGCTCTTGTGCCATCCTCGGAGGTAAAAATACCCTCCAGAGGGTAAAGTCGAATATTCTTGATATCATTATCTATGTTGGTTCCGGAAATGTCAGTGGGGTCCTTGCCATTATATGCCGCATCCTCTGAAACGGCAGCGCCCAACTTAATAGAATAACTGACATTACCATCTGAAACATCATCGTCAATACCCGTAACAGCTATCTCTTGAGGGGTTGACCAATTTAGGAGGGTAATAACAATTTCGCTGGCTTCCAGCATGGCTTCGGTGGTATCGCTGGATGAAATGGGTATAGTTACGGAGTGGGTCGGTTTAACCTGAAGAGCCACCTTAAACACATCAGAACGGCCATTCTCTGAGGTGATAAGGCCACCAGCAGGTTCAATCAGGAAGCCGCCTTTTTCATCGTCTAAGTTCGTTACTGAAACATCTTCGGGGTTAATTCCGTCATAGTTTGGATCTGTGGAAACAGTAGGCCTTACTCTGATGATATAGTCCACATTTTCTACATCATCTGTATCATCTACACCTGTCACTGTCACTTTTTGGCCTGTTGCCCAATTAGTGGAAGTAAAAGTAAGCGTGTCTGGTGAAACTGTCCCCTCAGTAAGGTCCGATGACTCAAGGGGTAACTTGACATTATGAAGGGGTGCGGAATTGAGGAATATGCTGAAAGTGTCCTGGCCTGCTGCCTCTGTAGTAACTAGTCCGGAGTTCCGAGTTACGGTGACCCCTTCTGAAACATCAGAAACAGTGATGGAGACCGTATCAATGTCTGAAGTATATACACCATCACTCGCTGTAACGGTTAGTTTGTAGTTAGCCCTCGTTTCATAATTAAGAATCTTAGATGTTATTATTATACCGGTCGATGAACCGATGGTGAAAAAACCTTCATCGTTTCCGGATTCGACTTTCCAGTCCTGAATGGTATCACCGGCATCAGCATCGGTCGCCAGAACTGTGCCGACATTACTTCCCAATGCGGAAGCTTCTGATATTGTGAAAGACTGATTTGCCGTTATAATGGGAATATTGTCATTAACACCCTTAACAATAATGGTAAATGATTTTCCATAATTGAGGCTTCCTGAGTCAGTGACCTTTATTCGAATGAAATGTGTTTTCTTTGACTCGGTGTCCATGGTGGTGGCCGCTTTAAGACTGTCGCCGGAAATGGTGAAGTTTGAGTTATCCGTGCTTCCATCACCAGCCACAAGTGAATAGGAATGGCTGTCACCAGCGTCCACATCAGACGCGCTTAATTTGCCTACGAGGGTTCCTGAGGCGCTGTTGTCATCAATGATCCTGCTGGAAAGAGTGATATTCGACGGTGCCTCATTTACACTGGTAAGGGTCACGGCAACCGTTTTTGAGCCTGTTGTTGATAAATCATCCTCCACTTGGATAGTTGCCAAATAAGTACCGTCACCATTATTGTCATCGGGAGATTCTTTGTCTTTGGCTTCTTTGAAAGTGAGGACCCCTGCATTGGTAATGGAAAACTTTGATTCATCATCACCACCTGTAAGGCTGTAACTAAAGCCCTTATTATCCGGATCGGGATCTGAGGCCGTTATGGTTATTACTGTGGTCTGGTTCTCCGATGCTGTCACTGTATCGGCCGTGGCGATGGAGGGCGGGTCGTTAACACCTTTAACATTAACGCCAAACGATTCTGTAGCCGTCTTGCCGTTTGCTTCTCCTTGGATCGTCAGTGTGGCTGATCCATACTTGTTGTCTTTAAAGTCCAGTATTAAGCTGTTTGCAGATATAGATGCACTCAGCAGATCAGTGTTGCTGTTCGATGCAATTGTTTTCGTTATTTCATCTCCATCTTCATCGGTAAAAACCGCTGATATGTCAATGGTGTGATCAGATGCATCTTCATTTACCTCTACTTCAGAGATTTCGTTGGTTGCGAGTGGCCCATCATCAGCATCGGTGACAGTTATTGTCATGGAGGTAGTCTCAGCAAGTGAACCGTCAGATGTCTCTACAGAAATTTCATACTCGTTGTTTACATCAAGATCTGAGGGAGATTCATAATTTGGTGCATCTTTAAAAGAAAGGGCACCTTCCGAGGTGAGGGTAAATTTTTCGCTGTCATTACCTCCCACAATGCTGTAGCTAATAGAATTGCCCTCAGGATCACTGGCTTCTATATCGCCCACCAAGGCGACATTTTCAGGCGTCGATATTGTACTGGCGGTGATACTGGGAGGATCATTAACAGCCGTAATGGAAACATTTATATTGGCAATGCGCGTATCAAGACCGCCGTTGTCCGTTCCGCCATTGTCAGACAACTGCACACTCAGGATGACATTACCATTAGCATTCGTTGCCGGTGTAAAGGTAATCGATCCAGTTGACTCTGCCGAAGTATAGGTTACAGTAGGGTCAGGAATTTTACTCGCATCAGCACTGGAAGCCGTTAAACTGATTGTTTGGCTTGAGTGATAATCTCCATCGGCAATGCCCGAAAGGTTTACTGTGGTCTCATCAGAGTCTTCTGTAATAGTGAGGTCAGAAATGGCGTCAATTAAGGGAGGCGCATTGGCAGGAGAGTTGAGGCTGTTCTCGTAAGCTCCTATATCGGGATCATTCCCTGAAGGCCGAGAAGCACTGTTCAGGTCTAAATTAACAGCTGTTGAATCTATATCGTCAGGTGTCAAAGATTTGTTGGCACTTCCGTAGCCAATAGCCGGTGAATAGTTTTTTAGCGTGAGGTCATTGCTTCCAAGATCAGAAAAGTAGGGATCCGCATCAAAACTTGTCTCGTCAATATCAATGACGTCATTAGTGTTAGAAGGTTCTATGGAAGCAAGCCCTTTAATTATGGAGTTTCTGGCTTCGAATCTTCCGGCAGCACTACCGTTCAACTTTACTTTTTCCAAACCTGAACCAGCCCAGAAAATAGAGTTGTAGAAATAGATTTTTATCCCATGATGGGCATAAATCCCGGAGTCTTCGTCTCCGCAATCGCACTGATTGTTAAATATTGTTGAATGAAAAAACTTTAGGTTTACGTTATTGTAGGCATGGATGCCTCCACCAAATTGAGTAGCGGTATTGTCGTAAATAAGGGTGTTGATGAGTTTCATGACTACATGTGGTGAGTTGACATAAATTCCGCCTCCTTTGACACCTAGATTCTGACGAAATATTGTTCGTTCAAATATGGGATCAGCGTCCTTAACGAATAATCCACCTCCTTCAAAGCCTGATGAATTATTGGAAATGATTGAATCAAAGAACTGTGATCTATTTTTTGCGTGCGTAAGATAAATGCCACCTCCCGCAGAACCGGCACTATTCCCTGATACAAGAATATTATAATGTTTTGAGTCGTTCCAGCCTCCACCACCAATATACATTCCGCCACCATTGGTGTTTGCGATGTTCGAAATGACCCGAACATTTTTTAGTTCTGTATTTGATGCCTTAGGGTGAGCGTAACCGCCGCCATTTACGGAACTGTTATCCTTTATCAGGA contains:
- a CDS encoding DUF1565 domain-containing protein, which produces MDIIYANQRGGSLHGGVGWYNNNRRIHVSTAGSDESGNGSEASPYETIQHAINISHSSDTVLVAEGTYAENINFRGKDIVVASKTLTTDDPTTMKSYVAQTIIDGSSPSNSDSASVVTFVGEETSAALLLGFTIQNGTGTNITIDGANKSVGGGIYLYKSSPTLKHLDIKDNDSDHGGGIFFDYNSDASLAFSTVRNNQAVTDGGGICVYSLSDVTLDSILIKDNSSVNGGGYAHPKASNTELKNVRVISNIANTNGGGMYIGGGGWNDSKHYNILVSGNSAGSAGGGIYLTHAKNRSQFFDSIISNNSSGFEGGGLFVKDADPIFERTIFRQNLGVKGGGIYVNSPHVVMKLINTLIYDNTATQFGGGIHAYNNVNLKFFHSTIFNNQCDCGDEDSGIYAHHGIKIYFYNSIFWAGSGLEKVKLNGSAAGRFEARNSIIKGLASIEPSNTNDVIDIDETSFDADPYFSDLGSNDLTLKNYSPAIGYGSANKSLTPDDIDSTAVNLDLNSASRPSGNDPDIGAYENSLNSPANAPPLIDAISDLTITEDSDETTVNLSGIADGDYHSSQTISLTASSADASKIPDPTVTYTSAESTGSITFTPATNANGNVILSVQLSDNGGTDNGGLDTRIANINVSITAVNDPPSITASTISTPENVALVGDIEASDPEGNSISYSIVGGNDSEKFTLTSEGALSFKDAPNYESPSDLDVNNEYEISVETSDGSLAETTSMTITVTDADDGPLATNEISEVEVNEDASDHTIDISAVFTDEDGDEITKTIASNSNTDLLSASISANSLILDFKDNKYGSATLTIQGEANGKTATESFGVNVKGVNDPPSIATADTVTASENQTTVITITASDPDPDNKGFSYSLTGGDDESKFSITNAGVLTFKEAKDKESPDDNNGDGTYLATIQVEDDLSTTGSKTVAVTLTSVNEAPSNITLSSRIIDDNSASGTLVGKLSASDVDAGDSHSYSLVAGDGSTDNSNFTISGDSLKAATTMDTESKKTHFIRIKVTDSGSLNYGKSFTIIVKGVNDNIPIITANQSFTISEASALGSNVGTVLATDADAGDTIQDWKVESGNDEGFFTIGSSTGIIITSKILNYETRANYKLTVTASDGVYTSDIDTVSITVSDVSEGVTVTRNSGLVTTEAAGQDTFSIFLNSAPLHNVKLPLESSDLTEGTVSPDTLTFTSTNWATGQKVTVTGVDDTDDVENVDYIIRVRPTVSTDPNYDGINPEDVSVTNLDDEKGGFLIEPAGGLITSENGRSDVFKVALQVKPTHSVTIPISSSDTTEAMLEASEIVITLLNWSTPQEIAVTGIDDDVSDGNVSYSIKLGAAVSEDAAYNGKDPTDISGTNIDNDIKNIRLYPLEGIFTSEDGTRAFFNVRLQAAPLSDVKIPFRSADTSEVTISPDTLIFSTDNWEGIRKVQVMGKPDSIPDADKMIRIISDPAISNDPAYNNFDTPDPNVHNLNVDAPGVSVSPIFGLNVSEGGQNCTFSLVLLSKPEANVTIGLSSSDVTEATLEQPSVVFTPDNWDVPQSVTVLGQDDAVIDGDQTFSVITDPTVSDDSSYNKVDPSDLILKNVDDEGAGFIISPLSGLSVSEDGTTAETSFQLRTHPASPVTLLLATANDEEGTVAPTSISFNSSNWSESQTVTITGVDDNIKDGRKGLVIVTFPAESEDPHYKDADPVDIIVFNEDNDDALLIVSPSNGLETTEKGGQANFSLTLSAEPLDDVVIFLSSSDETEGTVDPPVARFIASEWMTSIEATVTGVDDNEADGDQQFTIITSEITSGDPVYNNMDPSDVLVVNIDFEPRIVLSDTSFNLVGIETDTTTFAYLEIHNTGNDSLLLTDIQITGDIFSVNTSSMITAPGDTNFLEIIINPGQNIGTYWGNLSFTHNDPRLDMINIPLKAVVILFDNTGPDIVISENEPISENTPLKVTASITDKNSVMDPTLWYRIGGETRPEDVSMDLEDTLNSYYSATIPGKDITWKGVSFDIEAKDERNNKSRSDLKSVNISFTHGQVSTQLKGSAFTQGMPGNLWRMISIPAEVDENTVEEVFENELGKLKVKNWTIWEWTGATKNDGYEEPRVLLPGKAYWLIQHVKSTVDFQLGSGLSIDQSGWTFTFLPGWNLIGNPYPFESSLELNDSLFYGPVTYGWGGEGWSEESTLRPWGGYAVYNRSSTSEMITLRPAITSWILSRQKKPEPDG